A part of Terriglobus roseus genomic DNA contains:
- a CDS encoding ATP-binding cassette domain-containing protein yields the protein MNAPLLVAEGLVKEYGNSRVVSDVSLSIARGEILGLVGESGSGKSTVARMVLRLIEPTQGAVHFDGVDVLKAGRSEMKMLRRRMGVVFQDPFAALDPRMCVRDILAEPFAIHGEEALQGKSMEEMLTAMLREVGLDASALDRYPHAFSGGQRQRINIARALALRPEFLVLDEPVSALDVSVGAQVINLLRSLQQTRGLTCLFISHSMPLVRYLCDRVAVMRRGELVEVGDAVSICEHPREAYTQALIAATPEFVGL from the coding sequence ATGAATGCACCGCTATTGGTTGCCGAAGGGCTTGTGAAGGAATACGGCAACAGCCGCGTGGTGAGCGATGTTTCGCTTTCCATTGCACGAGGAGAAATCCTGGGGCTGGTGGGAGAAAGCGGCAGCGGCAAGAGCACCGTGGCGCGCATGGTGCTGCGATTGATTGAGCCAACGCAGGGCGCAGTTCATTTTGATGGCGTGGATGTGCTGAAGGCAGGACGCAGCGAAATGAAGATGTTGCGGCGTCGTATGGGGGTGGTGTTTCAGGACCCCTTTGCCGCGCTTGATCCCCGCATGTGCGTGCGCGACATTCTTGCTGAACCGTTTGCTATTCATGGCGAAGAGGCACTGCAAGGGAAGTCGATGGAAGAGATGTTGACGGCGATGCTGCGCGAAGTGGGATTGGATGCTTCTGCATTGGATCGCTATCCGCATGCGTTCAGCGGAGGCCAGCGGCAACGCATCAACATTGCGCGCGCGTTAGCGCTGCGACCGGAGTTTCTTGTTCTGGATGAGCCGGTAAGCGCGTTGGATGTTTCCGTGGGGGCGCAGGTGATTAACCTGCTGCGTTCACTGCAGCAGACGCGGGGATTAACGTGCCTGTTCATCTCACATTCCATGCCGCTGGTGCGATATTTGTGCGATCGCGTTGCAGTGATGCGTCGCGGCGAGCTGGTGGAAGTGGGTGATGCGGTTAGCATCTGTGAACATCCACGCGAGGCTTACACACAGGCTTTGATCGCAGCAACGCCGGAGTTTGTCGGGCTGTAA
- a CDS encoding LrgB family protein, whose product MTGLLTLPLFLLPLTILFYLAGVWLQRRTGSPIANPTLIGIVLVGITIKLLHIPYTRYFTSVQILHFMLGPATVALAIPMVLSLEHLRRGLLPTLIALIAGSLTGATSAYGIVLLCGGSHTLALSMMPKSLTTPIAMGVSDAIGGTASLTAIFAVVGGIITAIILPMLLRILRVHHPAATGLTAGTAGAAIAAASVIPLGPIPAAFAGIAIGVNGLITALLAPVLVRLFQHL is encoded by the coding sequence ATGACCGGGCTACTCACCCTGCCGCTCTTCCTGCTTCCACTGACCATCCTCTTCTATCTCGCAGGCGTGTGGCTGCAGCGACGCACAGGTTCTCCCATCGCCAATCCCACGCTCATTGGCATTGTCCTCGTCGGCATCACGATCAAGCTGCTGCACATCCCGTACACGCGGTACTTCACCAGCGTGCAGATCCTGCACTTCATGCTGGGACCAGCCACCGTCGCACTCGCAATTCCCATGGTGCTCTCGCTAGAGCACCTTCGCCGGGGCCTGCTTCCAACGCTGATCGCACTCATCGCAGGTTCGCTCACTGGAGCCACCAGCGCCTACGGCATCGTCCTCCTTTGTGGCGGCAGCCACACGCTGGCACTCTCCATGATGCCCAAGTCCCTCACCACGCCCATCGCTATGGGGGTATCGGACGCAATCGGCGGCACGGCATCGCTCACTGCCATCTTCGCGGTAGTGGGCGGCATCATCACCGCCATCATCCTGCCCATGCTGCTTCGCATCCTCCGCGTACACCATCCCGCAGCCACCGGACTCACCGCAGGCACAGCAGGCGCCGCCATCGCAGCCGCTTCCGTCATCCCCCTCGGCCCCATCCCAGCGGCCTTTGCAGGCATCGCCATTGGCGTCAACGGCCTCATCACAGCGCTGCTGGCGCCGGTGCTCGTGCGCCTTTTCCAGCACCTCTAA
- a CDS encoding CidA/LrgA family protein, with protein sequence MAMLRSILILLSAQLVGEALHRALHLSLPGPVLGMALLAAVLLLRKREPDAALVQTSNGLLRWLGLLFIPAGAAIVADLGFFRTAWFPTIMALLVSTAFTIIVTALVMQWLLHRGERVTLSEEQ encoded by the coding sequence ATGGCCATGCTCCGCTCCATCCTCATTCTGCTTTCTGCGCAATTGGTGGGCGAAGCGCTGCACCGCGCGCTGCATCTCTCGCTGCCCGGCCCGGTGCTTGGCATGGCTTTGCTAGCAGCCGTTCTGCTCCTGCGCAAACGTGAACCGGATGCAGCCCTGGTACAAACGTCCAACGGCTTGCTCAGATGGCTGGGTCTGCTCTTCATTCCCGCAGGCGCAGCCATCGTGGCCGACCTTGGATTCTTCCGCACAGCATGGTTCCCCACGATAATGGCCCTGCTCGTCTCGACGGCATTCACCATCATCGTCACCGCACTCGTCATGCAGTGGCTCCTCCATCGCGGCGAACGTGTCACGCTCAGTGAGGAACAGTAA
- a CDS encoding YihY/virulence factor BrkB family protein yields MTQPTMHSPESRLHTMEKNAWALVQSSPIHRMWDLRGVPLKEVAKRTWKGIDDDNLFGRASQLAYAFFSAIFPALIAISSLMGLIAKSSSHLYFALLNKLGQLIPPTAFALVTDTFRQTTSASTPGKVTFGLLFALFSASVGISALQDTLNSVYRVRETRPFWKARAEAMGLTLVVGSLILASVLVLFGGDLAANYLAHLFRGAWVLAIMLRVIYWIVASLLVILSFEVMYYCCPDVQHRVWRWFTPGGVVGLLGWIAGSVALRVYLHYFNSYSVTYGSLGAVIILLLWFYLSGVMILLGGEVNSEIERAVAEKKIVNGELPPVSAIEKVDLKAEKTAS; encoded by the coding sequence ATGACGCAGCCAACCATGCATAGCCCGGAAAGCCGTCTGCATACGATGGAGAAGAATGCGTGGGCGCTGGTGCAGAGTTCGCCGATCCATCGTATGTGGGATCTACGTGGAGTTCCGCTGAAAGAAGTGGCGAAGCGTACCTGGAAGGGCATTGATGATGACAACCTTTTCGGCCGCGCATCACAACTTGCGTATGCTTTCTTCTCTGCCATTTTCCCAGCGCTGATTGCGATTTCGTCGCTGATGGGTTTGATCGCGAAGTCCTCGAGTCATCTGTACTTTGCGTTGTTGAACAAGCTCGGCCAGTTGATTCCTCCTACGGCCTTTGCGCTTGTGACAGATACATTTCGCCAGACAACTAGCGCATCCACGCCAGGGAAAGTTACGTTCGGACTTTTGTTCGCGCTGTTCTCTGCAAGCGTTGGTATATCGGCGCTGCAGGACACGCTGAACTCTGTGTATCGCGTGAGGGAAACGCGCCCTTTCTGGAAGGCCCGTGCAGAGGCGATGGGGCTCACATTGGTTGTGGGCTCATTGATTCTTGCGTCTGTGCTTGTTCTCTTTGGTGGCGACCTTGCAGCGAATTATCTCGCTCACCTGTTTCGTGGTGCCTGGGTACTGGCCATCATGCTCCGCGTGATCTATTGGATTGTGGCGTCGTTATTGGTGATTTTGTCCTTTGAAGTGATGTATTACTGCTGCCCGGATGTGCAGCATCGCGTATGGCGTTGGTTCACTCCGGGGGGTGTGGTGGGATTGCTCGGATGGATTGCAGGTTCCGTTGCGCTGCGTGTGTATCTCCATTACTTCAACAGCTACTCGGTGACGTATGGTTCGCTAGGCGCTGTAATCATCCTGCTGTTGTGGTTTTATCTTTCCGGCGTGATGATTCTGCTGGGGGGCGAAGTGAACTCAGAGATTGAGCGCGCGGTCGCAGAGAAGAAGATTGTCAACGGTGAGCTGCCACCTGTTTCGGCCATCGAAAAGGTGGATTTGAAAGCAGAAAAGACGGCAAGTTGA
- a CDS encoding IPT/TIG domain-containing protein produces MKRATLFLLFFCASVLQAANPRWVAGSQWTNSGKAMNWYRNDVQYFVDAGSLSSSVSHAAAVSMVDAAASVWNLSALPFTLKNGGALAEDVSSANVYMGSSGLVWPTDVSSSNYTSKQIAVVLDADGSITDALLGSGASEPSNCRTNGVTEFVDLFIQPGKIAHARIVVNGRCSGAAAEQQLQLQYQLMRVFGRVLGIGWSQLNDNVFTAVPAPTYAQQMHWPIMHPIDIICGAYTYQCLPQPFTLREDDIAAMWLLYADSTTSLAASNMINMSGNIYSSGVRPLSGINLTVTRYQRWGSYGVDGFQSVSNVTGFNMSFQRGNPVTGPSVDTQGIYGPIVGDTASTFNFAAIPLSTGTYVTLASEPVNPLYKGAYAVGPYQMGSPSPSGSAISISNGPYSPGANVFVSYTVPDAASDCSTAKDGTESVPGSIPLDGTWSSRLCGVGHSSWTALSVKTGRTATVEVTATDETGNATSNKAMPLIGMWHGSDATGILPGLAAQTAAFNGMRTGMSQLRVSFSATESVRLAITDARGDGRADYTYRARVLYADSISPARVPLSGGTIAITGMGFAAGNTVTIGGVAARVVSISPTSISVVAPAMGSGVKDVVITDLSTGGFSTMTGAITYGGAASDVLAITSQPSASVVVGTPTPFALQLKDANGAAVRNGQIAVSASAGSIVVGACNLARCTLVTDASGVAQTYITPSVAGAMTVRAVSPAGSTVQASFTAMTVSRAVTLLRPTEYVAAGSGAAFAPVVDVTQNGAAAPGTPVSWTASTSRAGLSSSVSAADAGGLSSIDAIGALRDGEAATVQACAWSTVCSTQNVIGVAAANLRAAVVSGDAQSRSASDSLSNVALRVLDTSGNPVAGAAVAVYQAVSGWQPACTSGRCPTAPVYGTITSNAVSDDDGMVTVSPLQYANTAAVTKITASVGTQGAITITLLKTP; encoded by the coding sequence GTGAAACGCGCGACGCTTTTCCTGTTGTTCTTCTGTGCGAGTGTTTTGCAAGCAGCCAATCCGCGATGGGTAGCGGGGTCGCAGTGGACGAATTCAGGCAAGGCGATGAACTGGTATCGCAACGATGTGCAGTACTTCGTCGATGCAGGATCACTGAGTTCTTCGGTCAGCCATGCTGCTGCTGTATCGATGGTGGATGCCGCTGCGTCCGTATGGAATTTGAGCGCGTTGCCCTTCACTCTGAAGAATGGCGGCGCCCTGGCTGAGGATGTTAGTTCAGCCAATGTGTATATGGGGTCCAGTGGACTGGTCTGGCCAACAGATGTTTCCAGTAGCAACTACACTTCGAAGCAGATCGCAGTCGTTCTGGATGCGGATGGCTCCATCACGGACGCGCTGTTAGGTTCGGGTGCGAGCGAACCATCTAACTGCCGTACGAATGGCGTGACGGAATTCGTTGATCTGTTTATTCAGCCCGGCAAGATCGCGCATGCGCGCATTGTTGTGAATGGCCGATGCAGTGGAGCCGCCGCGGAGCAGCAACTACAGCTTCAGTATCAATTGATGCGTGTGTTTGGCCGTGTTCTGGGGATTGGCTGGTCGCAACTGAACGACAACGTTTTTACGGCCGTGCCAGCGCCAACGTACGCGCAACAGATGCACTGGCCCATCATGCACCCAATCGACATTATCTGTGGGGCATATACGTATCAATGTCTGCCGCAGCCATTCACGCTGCGTGAGGACGACATTGCGGCCATGTGGCTGCTCTATGCCGACAGCACAACGTCTCTGGCGGCTTCAAACATGATCAACATGTCCGGCAATATCTACTCTTCCGGAGTGCGACCTTTGAGCGGGATCAACCTCACGGTGACTCGCTATCAGCGGTGGGGAAGTTATGGAGTAGATGGCTTTCAGTCCGTTTCCAATGTCACTGGATTCAACATGTCGTTTCAACGCGGAAATCCAGTTACCGGGCCGTCCGTCGATACGCAGGGAATTTACGGCCCCATCGTGGGCGATACAGCAAGCACCTTTAATTTTGCGGCGATTCCTCTAAGTACAGGAACATACGTTACGCTCGCTTCCGAGCCCGTGAACCCGCTTTACAAGGGGGCGTACGCAGTAGGACCGTACCAGATGGGAAGCCCTTCTCCTTCTGGATCAGCTATCTCCATCAGCAATGGTCCGTATTCTCCTGGCGCGAACGTATTCGTTTCCTATACGGTCCCCGATGCAGCGTCGGATTGCTCGACTGCAAAGGACGGGACAGAGAGTGTGCCTGGCAGCATCCCGCTGGATGGCACCTGGTCTTCTCGACTCTGCGGTGTGGGCCATTCGTCATGGACAGCGCTTTCAGTAAAAACAGGCCGCACAGCCACAGTGGAAGTGACAGCCACTGATGAGACAGGCAACGCAACTAGCAACAAGGCAATGCCGTTGATCGGCATGTGGCATGGATCCGATGCCACGGGCATACTGCCGGGACTCGCTGCGCAGACGGCTGCTTTTAACGGAATGCGCACAGGCATGTCACAGTTGCGCGTTTCGTTTTCTGCGACAGAGAGCGTCCGCCTTGCCATTACTGACGCTCGCGGCGATGGCCGCGCGGACTACACCTATCGTGCTCGTGTTCTTTATGCCGATTCCATTTCACCTGCGCGAGTGCCTTTATCAGGAGGAACGATCGCGATCACCGGAATGGGGTTTGCTGCTGGAAATACAGTGACCATTGGAGGAGTGGCCGCGAGAGTTGTCAGCATCTCCCCCACTTCCATCAGTGTTGTCGCGCCTGCGATGGGCTCCGGTGTGAAAGATGTCGTGATCACCGACCTTTCTACAGGCGGCTTCTCTACGATGACGGGAGCAATCACCTATGGCGGCGCTGCCTCTGATGTGCTTGCGATCACTTCGCAGCCCTCGGCTTCCGTAGTCGTTGGAACGCCGACACCATTCGCATTGCAGTTGAAAGATGCGAACGGTGCGGCCGTGCGGAATGGTCAGATTGCCGTTTCGGCATCTGCCGGAAGCATCGTTGTGGGCGCATGCAATCTTGCGCGATGCACCTTGGTGACGGACGCCAGCGGTGTGGCCCAAACCTACATCACACCCAGCGTTGCCGGTGCAATGACAGTGCGCGCTGTCTCTCCCGCTGGTTCCACGGTTCAGGCTTCATTCACGGCCATGACTGTTTCGCGTGCTGTGACCTTGCTGCGGCCCACGGAATATGTCGCCGCCGGATCCGGGGCCGCCTTTGCGCCGGTCGTAGACGTTACCCAGAATGGTGCCGCTGCTCCCGGTACGCCGGTTTCATGGACCGCATCCACATCGCGTGCAGGCCTCTCGTCTTCTGTATCCGCGGCGGATGCAGGAGGTTTGTCGAGTATCGACGCCATCGGCGCTTTACGCGATGGGGAAGCTGCCACTGTGCAGGCGTGTGCGTGGAGCACCGTTTGCAGCACGCAGAACGTGATTGGGGTTGCTGCTGCCAATCTGCGTGCGGCGGTGGTCAGTGGCGATGCACAAAGCCGATCCGCCTCGGATTCCCTGAGCAATGTGGCGCTGCGTGTGTTGGACACATCTGGCAATCCTGTTGCGGGTGCTGCAGTTGCGGTGTACCAAGCGGTGTCGGGATGGCAACCTGCGTGCACCAGCGGCAGGTGTCCCACGGCTCCGGTTTACGGCACAATCACGTCCAATGCCGTCAGCGATGATGACGGAATGGTGACAGTGTCGCCGCTGCAGTATGCGAATACCGCCGCTGTTACCAAGATCACAGCATCTGTCGGGACGCAGGGCGCCATTACGATTACGCTGTTGAAGACACCCTGA
- a CDS encoding sodium:solute symporter family protein: MSLYGIVIGLIVVTLLAVSLSRVRQVRTKADYLVAGRTLPAAVLVFTLLSSWIGSGSLLGGAENAYRHGFAALWQGGGGWAGLALIFFIAPRARKFAKFTIPDLLEARYNQTARVLGVIAVLFTYTAITSYQLIGGGDILHLIFPDRVSAVMGRYIIAGFVIVFTAIAGMGSVAYMDVVIGSLATVTILLSLPILIHLTGGWHAVHAALPATHFMVLGDITPVQAAELFLPTCLLMLGNQSMYQKFFSAKSERDARNAVVGWVIGTVVLETAIVALALVGSAMFPTGEVSQHPREILAYLAMNGLRGNAMLEFLGALMMGAIFAKIISTANNYLFSPATNLVNDVFVRYLRPTAGDRDVLLVSRLMVVLLGVWALWQSLGTESVLKKSLYAYTIYSAALTPVILAAFFWKRATAAGAVTSIALGTVVTVGWDSAWVHRVFPAVIAERDAILPALLVSLMALAIVSLMTPKPTEEQLQPFQS; encoded by the coding sequence ATGAGTCTTTATGGAATTGTGATTGGGCTGATCGTGGTGACGCTGCTTGCAGTGTCGCTTTCCCGCGTTCGGCAGGTGCGTACGAAAGCGGATTACCTGGTGGCCGGGCGCACGCTGCCCGCGGCTGTGCTGGTGTTCACGCTGCTCTCAAGCTGGATCGGTTCCGGATCGCTGCTGGGCGGCGCTGAGAACGCGTATCGCCATGGCTTTGCGGCCCTTTGGCAGGGCGGCGGCGGATGGGCCGGGTTAGCACTGATCTTCTTCATCGCGCCACGCGCGCGTAAGTTCGCGAAGTTCACCATTCCAGATCTGCTTGAAGCTCGCTACAACCAGACGGCGCGTGTGCTCGGTGTGATTGCAGTTCTGTTTACTTACACAGCGATCACCAGCTACCAATTGATTGGTGGTGGTGACATTCTTCACCTCATCTTCCCAGATCGCGTTAGCGCCGTGATGGGCCGTTACATCATTGCGGGATTCGTCATTGTGTTCACTGCGATTGCGGGCATGGGATCTGTGGCATACATGGATGTGGTGATCGGATCGTTGGCAACGGTAACGATCCTGTTGTCGCTGCCGATCCTGATTCACCTCACTGGCGGATGGCATGCGGTGCATGCCGCGCTTCCTGCAACGCACTTTATGGTGCTGGGCGATATAACACCCGTGCAGGCAGCGGAGTTGTTTCTGCCCACGTGTTTGCTCATGCTTGGCAATCAGTCGATGTATCAGAAGTTCTTTTCTGCGAAGAGCGAACGCGATGCACGCAACGCAGTCGTGGGTTGGGTGATTGGCACAGTGGTGCTTGAGACGGCGATCGTGGCACTCGCACTGGTGGGTTCAGCGATGTTCCCCACTGGAGAGGTGAGCCAGCATCCGCGCGAGATACTTGCCTACCTTGCGATGAACGGACTGCGTGGGAACGCCATGCTTGAGTTCCTGGGCGCGCTGATGATGGGCGCAATCTTTGCAAAGATCATCTCCACCGCGAATAACTATCTCTTCAGTCCGGCGACGAATCTTGTGAATGATGTGTTCGTTCGTTATCTGCGGCCAACGGCGGGCGATCGTGACGTTCTGTTGGTCTCGCGGTTGATGGTAGTGCTGCTGGGAGTGTGGGCGTTGTGGCAGTCGCTCGGTACGGAGAGCGTGCTGAAGAAGAGTCTGTATGCCTACACGATTTATTCGGCTGCGCTCACACCGGTGATTCTGGCGGCGTTCTTTTGGAAGCGCGCTACGGCTGCAGGTGCGGTGACGTCGATCGCATTGGGAACCGTGGTCACAGTGGGGTGGGATAGTGCGTGGGTGCATCGGGTGTTTCCTGCCGTGATTGCGGAGCGCGATGCGATTCTGCCAGCACTCCTGGTGAGCCTGATGGCGTTGGCGATCGTGAGCCTGATGACGCCGAAACCAACGGAGGAACAGTTGCAGCCGTTCCAGTCGTAA